The following proteins are co-located in the Brevibacillus laterosporus DSM 25 genome:
- a CDS encoding ABC transporter ATP-binding protein: MSMLHNITVGNPRTLIKPVIYTTMANVVGILPFILLVEAARLIFQPFTSSGIEMDFVRLWWVCAGLGVSIVFLYLCELPAYRAQFRGAYNAAVDGRTRLAEHVRKLSLGFLNKRDPGDLANMMMGDISLVEHGISHVVPQMIGALIMPLLALIGLSFLDWRMATAMFLVFPVAIALVFMTSGLQRKLGSQHMRAKIDAANRLQEYLNGIRVIKAYNLTGEKFVRLENSCKELMKRSLLIEGLLGPIVLSAIACLRAGLTVMVIVGVHLLLGGSLDLMTFVTFLIVGTRIFDPLTAALVNYAEFRYHEQAGERIVQLLNEPIMSGELQPPESHDVELHNVTFGYQDKAVLSDVSLRMKAGSFTALVGPSGSGKSTVLRLIARFYDPDQGAVSMGGEDIRRMNPEELLRKVSMVFQDVYLFQDTIANNIRFGKNDASQHEIEEAARLACCHDFISKLPQGYDTLVGEGGSTLSGGEKQRIPIARAILKNAPIVLLDEATASLDPENEAEIQKAIDQLVRGRTVIAIAHRLKTVKTASQIIVLENGQIREQGKHDELLGVDGLYARMWRLQQEARGWGVSN, translated from the coding sequence ATGAGCATGTTGCACAACATCACAGTGGGTAATCCTAGAACGCTGATTAAGCCAGTTATCTATACCACAATGGCTAATGTAGTGGGAATTTTGCCTTTCATACTATTGGTGGAAGCAGCTCGTCTGATCTTCCAACCTTTTACTAGCTCGGGTATAGAAATGGACTTTGTAAGGCTATGGTGGGTATGCGCAGGTCTGGGAGTGTCTATTGTCTTCTTATATCTGTGTGAGCTTCCGGCATACCGAGCACAATTTCGTGGAGCTTATAACGCAGCGGTGGATGGCAGAACAAGGTTGGCAGAACATGTGAGAAAACTATCACTTGGATTTTTAAACAAACGTGATCCAGGGGACCTTGCCAACATGATGATGGGGGATATTTCATTAGTGGAGCACGGGATTTCGCACGTTGTCCCACAGATGATCGGCGCACTCATTATGCCTTTACTTGCCTTGATCGGGTTGTCCTTCTTAGACTGGCGTATGGCTACCGCTATGTTTTTGGTGTTTCCGGTAGCGATCGCTCTGGTATTCATGACATCTGGATTACAGCGAAAGCTTGGCAGTCAGCATATGCGAGCCAAGATAGATGCGGCTAATCGGTTGCAAGAATATCTGAATGGGATCCGGGTGATTAAAGCTTATAATTTGACTGGTGAGAAATTTGTACGTCTGGAGAACTCATGTAAAGAGTTGATGAAGCGCAGTCTCCTCATTGAGGGATTGCTTGGACCGATTGTACTAAGTGCGATTGCATGCTTACGAGCTGGACTTACTGTGATGGTGATTGTAGGCGTTCATCTATTACTTGGGGGCAGTCTTGATCTCATGACATTTGTTACCTTCTTAATCGTTGGTACACGGATTTTCGATCCTTTAACAGCTGCGCTTGTCAATTATGCGGAATTTCGTTATCACGAGCAGGCTGGAGAACGCATTGTACAATTGTTAAACGAACCAATTATGTCTGGAGAACTTCAGCCACCAGAGAGCCACGATGTTGAATTACATAACGTTACATTTGGTTATCAGGATAAAGCTGTGCTAAGTGACGTAAGCTTACGCATGAAAGCAGGCTCGTTCACCGCATTGGTCGGGCCATCAGGAAGTGGGAAAAGTACGGTTCTTCGCTTGATTGCTCGCTTTTACGATCCTGATCAGGGGGCAGTTAGCATGGGAGGCGAGGATATCCGCCGTATGAACCCTGAGGAGTTGCTACGCAAGGTATCTATGGTGTTTCAGGATGTGTATCTGTTCCAAGATACCATTGCAAATAACATTAGATTTGGCAAGAATGATGCATCCCAGCATGAGATTGAGGAAGCGGCTAGACTTGCTTGCTGCCATGATTTTATCTCCAAGCTGCCACAGGGATATGATACGTTGGTTGGAGAGGGGGGAAGTACGCTTTCAGGCGGCGAAAAGCAGCGGATTCCAATTGCACGAGCTATTTTAAAAAATGCCCCCATCGTATTATTAGATGAGGCGACTGCATCACTAGATCCTGAAAATGAGGCAGAGATTCAAAAAGCGATTGACCAACTTGTGAGGGGTAGAACTGTAATTGCGATTGCCCATCGTCTAAAAACAGTGAAAACAGCAAGCCAAATCATTGTGTTGGAGAACGGACAGATCAGGGAACAGGGAAAACATGACGAACTCCTAGGGGTAGATGGATTGTATGCCCGAATGTGGAGATTGCAACAAGAAGCTCGTGGATGGGGAGTATCCAATTAA
- a CDS encoding helix-turn-helix transcriptional regulator: MIVRAENTEFTDFNENVLNKILGHSPVESFEHYGRIPSHLGEGHFSCIQLRDGMELQISDMVLYEDVSFDVGIRYPHLELAFTIDGGGYFSVDGQNKDIVTETGSAQLVYLNDTKFHAEHSKEKRFTHLELRMDAKLWGNLFQNVEVRFDQPFFHLQDTIRPKMQVLLQQLRNCSYSGSAKRLYMEGKTLELLALFIYEMEIGQVKKSTSLKKDDIDRIYLARDILVNMLGQPPSLLALSRLIQLNDYKLKIGFKEVFGMTVFEFVRQQRMEKARILLENNSISVSQASSLVGYHNFSHFASLFRKTYGVNPSQYGKNALK; this comes from the coding sequence ATGATTGTTCGAGCTGAAAATACAGAGTTTACAGATTTTAATGAGAATGTCCTGAATAAAATTCTGGGTCACTCACCTGTAGAGTCATTTGAGCATTACGGAAGGATACCGTCTCATCTTGGCGAAGGCCATTTCAGTTGCATTCAGCTTCGTGATGGCATGGAATTGCAGATCAGCGATATGGTTTTATATGAGGACGTTTCATTTGATGTAGGCATCCGTTATCCTCATCTTGAGCTTGCTTTTACGATAGATGGAGGAGGGTATTTCTCGGTTGATGGACAAAATAAGGATATTGTAACGGAAACAGGCAGTGCTCAGCTCGTCTACTTAAACGATACCAAATTTCATGCTGAACATAGCAAGGAAAAACGTTTTACTCACTTGGAGCTACGTATGGATGCAAAGCTATGGGGCAATCTTTTTCAAAATGTAGAGGTTAGGTTTGACCAACCCTTCTTCCACCTTCAGGATACGATTCGTCCTAAAATGCAGGTTTTGTTACAGCAATTACGTAATTGTTCGTACAGCGGTTCAGCTAAGCGGCTTTATATGGAAGGAAAAACATTAGAGCTTCTGGCATTATTTATCTATGAAATGGAAATTGGGCAGGTCAAAAAGAGCACTAGTTTAAAAAAAGACGATATTGATCGAATTTACTTAGCTAGGGATATTTTAGTCAATATGCTGGGACAGCCCCCCAGCCTGCTCGCCCTATCGAGACTTATTCAACTTAATGATTACAAGCTAAAAATTGGATTTAAAGAAGTGTTTGGTATGACTGTATTTGAATTTGTAAGACAGCAACGGATGGAAAAGGCAAGGATATTATTGGAGAATAATAGCATTAGTGTCAGCCAAGCTTCATCGCTCGTGGGCTATCATAATTTTAGTCATTTTGCTTCTTTATTTCGTAAGACATATGGGGTTAATCCCAGTCAATATGGCAAGAATGCTTTAAAGTAA
- a CDS encoding radical SAM/SPASM domain-containing protein: protein MKTFKKVYIEITSVCNLACSFCPQTGRQARFIKLDTFTTILDQIKPHTKHIYLHVKGEPLLHPKIDELLDVSHEKGFKVNITTNGTLIQKNRIKLLGKPALRQMNFSLHSFDGHEGSVDRDNYLSNILSFVREAAEHNVIISFRLWNLDQDNATNLQRNRNRETLEVLEKEFHLNYKIEEKVAPGSGVKIAERIYLNQDHEFEWPSLHAPEDDGKGFCHALRSQAGILVDGTVVPCCLDGEGVINLGNVQTTPFSEIVESERANNLFDGFSRREAVEELCRKCGYRKRFGA from the coding sequence TTGAAGACATTTAAAAAGGTATACATTGAGATTACTAGTGTTTGCAATCTTGCCTGTAGCTTTTGTCCACAAACAGGTCGACAAGCTAGGTTTATTAAGCTAGACACGTTTACTACTATTTTGGACCAAATTAAACCACACACGAAGCATATCTATCTACATGTGAAGGGAGAACCGCTCCTTCATCCTAAAATTGATGAATTGCTGGATGTGAGCCATGAGAAGGGATTTAAGGTCAACATCACGACAAACGGAACCCTTATTCAAAAGAATCGTATCAAGCTACTGGGCAAGCCAGCCTTGCGTCAAATGAACTTCTCGTTGCATAGCTTTGATGGTCATGAAGGTTCCGTTGATCGTGATAACTATTTATCTAACATTCTATCCTTTGTTCGAGAGGCGGCCGAGCATAACGTGATCATATCCTTTCGTCTCTGGAATCTGGATCAAGATAACGCAACGAACCTTCAAAGGAATAGAAACAGAGAGACCTTAGAGGTATTGGAAAAGGAATTTCATTTAAACTATAAAATTGAAGAAAAAGTGGCTCCTGGAAGCGGAGTCAAGATTGCTGAACGGATTTATCTCAATCAGGATCATGAATTTGAATGGCCGAGTTTGCACGCACCCGAAGATGATGGAAAAGGCTTTTGCCATGCCCTTCGTAGTCAAGCTGGAATCCTTGTGGATGGAACGGTTGTACCGTGCTGTTTGGATGGAGAAGGTGTGATTAATTTGGGAAATGTCCAAACTACACCTTTCTCTGAAATCGTAGAGAGTGAGAGAGCAAATAATCTTTTTGATGGATTTTCTAGAAGGGAAGCTGTCGAGGAATTATGTAGGAAATGTGGATATAGAAAGCGATTTGGTGCATAG
- a CDS encoding beta-ketoacyl synthase N-terminal-like domain-containing protein produces MDRESITVVTGYHFLIDKEQISSNKWFGKIDDTAFTSIHTQKPFKIHQKLTPFLLESVAYVVSLLEQKNLLPEPDRRGVIMNVPNAVSIEIDSYLNAFHQPRRRIRPHQSLAIDSSSPTALVTLQFNFKGPSATLTDQYGGLSGLGWAYNLIRENRTDLMIVVDIDREPSLTDDFVGSISVAALMKESTLGG; encoded by the coding sequence ATGGATAGGGAATCGATTACAGTTGTGACCGGATATCATTTCTTGATAGATAAAGAACAAATAAGCTCGAATAAATGGTTTGGCAAAATAGATGATACAGCTTTCACTTCAATACATACACAAAAACCGTTTAAAATTCATCAAAAATTGACACCGTTTCTTCTGGAATCTGTCGCTTATGTTGTTTCTTTATTAGAACAGAAAAATCTTTTACCAGAGCCAGATCGAAGAGGAGTCATTATGAATGTGCCTAATGCTGTCTCTATAGAAATTGATTCTTATCTAAATGCTTTTCATCAACCGCGCAGAAGAATCAGACCGCATCAGAGCTTAGCTATCGATTCAAGCTCTCCAACTGCACTTGTTACCCTGCAATTCAATTTTAAAGGGCCCTCTGCAACATTGACTGATCAGTATGGTGGCTTGAGTGGTTTAGGCTGGGCGTACAATCTGATAAGGGAAAATCGTACTGATTTAATGATAGTAGTTGATATAGATCGGGAGCCTTCCTTAACAGACGATTTTGTTGGAAGTATTAGTGTTGCGGCGTTAATGAAAGAGTCTACCCTAGGGGGATAG
- a CDS encoding beta-ketoacyl synthase N-terminal-like domain-containing protein — protein sequence MRVGIAGLGIVSPYGFGFELFSKGLLSGKSALTSLTRFDAQGFRSQVGGQVDFQSDKLEESIAEFWLNKALQEAVEQAECKLETWRGCKKAIILPVVCGDSSSAIGERAEVWVKDPLEFLPFGWREQTPVLRVSAACSSISSAIAMAKSLVSQGQLDMVMIARAELLNEYEYASLDIVKAISTEAARPFDKDRNGILVGEGAGIILLESEESLQDRGKKPLAWIDGISHIVSGYETNMVELDKESTIQTMREALEEAKCKKVDCIQAHATGTPQGDLVEAVGIVEAIQEGNMIPVSSHKGAIGHLLRCSGVMGLASGIISLQMKVIPPTIGLINLDRACPVHAVIGHSMKATVESVLINSFGFCGNYVSMVVTSANREQQ from the coding sequence ATGAGAGTAGGTATCGCTGGTCTGGGTATCGTTTCTCCTTATGGATTCGGTTTTGAGCTGTTTTCTAAAGGTCTGCTTTCTGGGAAAAGTGCGCTTACCTCTTTAACCAGATTTGATGCTCAAGGTTTTCGATCCCAAGTAGGTGGACAAGTTGACTTTCAAAGCGACAAATTAGAGGAATCAATAGCGGAATTTTGGTTGAACAAAGCCTTACAAGAGGCAGTGGAACAAGCAGAGTGCAAACTAGAGACGTGGCGTGGCTGCAAAAAAGCTATTATTTTACCAGTTGTGTGTGGGGATTCTTCATCTGCAATTGGAGAAAGGGCAGAGGTCTGGGTAAAAGACCCTTTAGAGTTCCTCCCTTTTGGATGGCGTGAGCAAACACCCGTATTACGTGTATCAGCAGCGTGTTCTTCCATTAGTTCTGCGATCGCAATGGCAAAAAGCCTTGTCTCACAGGGACAGCTCGATATGGTAATGATTGCACGAGCAGAGTTGTTAAATGAATATGAATATGCTTCGCTCGATATTGTTAAGGCTATTTCGACAGAGGCAGCACGTCCCTTCGACAAAGATCGTAATGGAATTTTAGTAGGAGAAGGGGCAGGAATCATCTTACTTGAGTCAGAGGAAAGCCTGCAAGATCGTGGGAAAAAGCCACTAGCATGGATAGATGGAATTAGTCATATTGTTAGTGGATATGAAACAAATATGGTTGAGCTGGATAAAGAAAGTACGATACAAACGATGCGTGAGGCGCTAGAGGAAGCAAAGTGTAAAAAAGTCGATTGCATTCAGGCCCATGCAACAGGTACACCACAAGGTGATCTTGTTGAGGCAGTGGGCATTGTGGAGGCTATACAAGAGGGGAATATGATCCCAGTTAGCTCCCATAAAGGTGCTATTGGACATTTGTTACGCTGTTCAGGGGTAATGGGATTGGCTTCAGGAATCATTTCTTTGCAAATGAAAGTAATCCCACCAACTATTGGTTTGATAAACCTCGATCGGGCTTGTCCTGTTCATGCAGTAATCGGACACAGTATGAAGGCAACAGTAGAATCTGTGCTTATCAATAGTTTTGGCTTCTGCGGAAATTATGTGTCGATGGTAGTCACTTCAGCAAACCGTGAGCAACAATGA
- a CDS encoding ABC transporter ATP-binding protein: MSFIHVSNLQKEYAYYRKEVGLLNSIKNLFHREKLIKEAVQKISFDIDEGEMMAFLGPNGAGKTTTLKILSGILHPTSGEATVMGYVPWERKKEFKMNFSIVMGQKSQLWWDLPANESLYLNKFIYEVEDREYQKTLEELTELLDVKDVLDVQVRRLSLGERMKLELVAALIHRPKVIFLDEPTIGLDLISQKSIRKFLKYYNEETKATIILTTHYMKDVEDLCKRAIIINQGKIVYDGNLNKVNELLNQKKLIKIQFSSPVQQSAVEAYGIVREHNEFESLIELDRESLKQNSKLILDHLPVSDINVEDIPIEDSITILYKKDEKNEKVAQF; the protein is encoded by the coding sequence ATGAGTTTTATACACGTTTCAAATCTACAGAAAGAGTATGCTTATTATAGAAAGGAAGTTGGGTTACTCAATTCTATTAAAAATCTGTTCCATCGGGAAAAGCTGATCAAGGAAGCGGTACAGAAGATTTCATTTGATATTGATGAGGGAGAGATGATGGCTTTTCTTGGACCAAACGGTGCTGGAAAAACAACAACCCTGAAAATTTTATCGGGCATCTTGCATCCAACAAGTGGAGAAGCAACCGTGATGGGTTATGTTCCATGGGAGCGTAAGAAGGAATTTAAAATGAATTTTTCTATCGTTATGGGGCAAAAAAGTCAGCTATGGTGGGATCTACCCGCTAATGAATCCCTATATTTAAATAAATTCATTTATGAAGTAGAGGACCGCGAGTATCAAAAAACATTGGAGGAGCTAACAGAGTTACTTGATGTCAAGGACGTTTTGGATGTACAAGTGAGAAGACTTTCCTTGGGGGAGAGAATGAAGCTAGAATTGGTGGCTGCCTTAATTCATCGACCTAAGGTTATTTTCTTGGACGAGCCTACCATTGGATTAGACCTTATCTCTCAGAAAAGCATTCGTAAATTTCTGAAGTATTACAATGAAGAGACGAAAGCTACGATCATCCTGACAACGCATTACATGAAAGACGTAGAAGACCTTTGCAAACGAGCTATTATTATCAATCAAGGAAAGATTGTCTATGATGGCAACTTAAACAAAGTAAATGAATTGCTGAACCAGAAGAAGCTCATTAAAATTCAATTTTCCTCTCCTGTTCAACAATCAGCTGTAGAGGCTTACGGGATTGTGAGAGAACACAATGAATTTGAAAGTTTGATTGAGCTGGATCGCGAGTCCTTAAAGCAAAACTCCAAGTTGATACTAGATCATTTGCCTGTAAGTGACATTAATGTAGAGGATATCCCCATCGAAGATAGTATTACGATTTTGTATAAGAAGGATGAGAAAAATGAGAAGGTTGCGCAGTTTTAG
- a CDS encoding ABC transporter permease, translating to MRRLRSFRKYIHTFQLGIQSAVEYRANFVLGIVGSVFSITILTYLWTAIFDSQSPGATVFGYTYREMITYTLIAAVTAKIIQAGFEYDVAEDIKEGGLNKFIIRPIGYLPYKIYSFLGSKLIYIVVSFILIFLILFILNRLIQVEINLVNIGYFLITLLLALVLNFFIFFSITTIAFWLENVSYIFEAPKILLVILSGGIFPLDVFDDTILSFLNYLPFKYTVNYPVDVLIGKYQGMELVTGMGLQVFWIVAFALLSKLLWGIGIKKYIAIGG from the coding sequence ATGAGAAGGTTGCGCAGTTTTAGGAAATATATTCATACCTTTCAATTAGGCATACAGTCAGCAGTTGAATATCGAGCTAATTTTGTTTTGGGAATTGTGGGAAGTGTATTCTCCATCACTATATTAACCTACTTATGGACAGCTATTTTTGATAGTCAAAGTCCCGGTGCTACCGTTTTTGGGTACACCTATCGGGAGATGATTACATATACACTGATTGCAGCAGTGACAGCCAAGATCATTCAAGCTGGTTTTGAGTATGATGTAGCGGAAGATATAAAGGAGGGTGGGCTTAACAAATTTATAATTAGACCAATTGGATATCTTCCTTACAAAATCTATTCGTTTCTTGGTTCTAAACTCATATATATTGTTGTCAGCTTTATTTTAATCTTTCTCATTTTGTTCATCTTAAATAGGCTGATTCAAGTAGAAATTAACTTGGTTAATATCGGTTATTTTCTCATTACACTTTTACTTGCTCTCGTATTAAACTTCTTTATCTTCTTTAGTATTACTACCATAGCCTTTTGGCTTGAGAATGTTTCTTATATATTTGAAGCTCCGAAAATTTTGCTTGTGATTTTAAGTGGGGGGATTTTTCCACTGGATGTCTTTGATGATACGATTCTTTCTTTTCTGAACTATTTGCCATTTAAATATACGGTAAATTATCCAGTAGATGTACTTATTGGAAAGTACCAGGGGATGGAACTAGTGACAGGTATGGGTCTACAAGTATTCTGGATTGTGGCTTTTGCTCTTCTCTCCAAATTGTTATGGGGTATCGGTATTAAAAAATATATCGCTATAGGTGGATAA
- a CDS encoding ABC transporter permease, which yields MAWVKELKKILKIYYLFCKNCLMAQMEYRFNFFVGVIVESGFVLSKLIYIFVIYQSGLIIEGLSRDSILLFSGTFMLVTGVYVSLFVVNFFKISEDYIHEGKLDLYITKPISLQFLTTMRYIDFGLAIPNLVVGGVLLVMGWSRLGIEVSLANIAGYVLFLIGGIVISYTVMLIPHLFSFWFIKTSAVNDLSNDIWEFGHMPARIYSKTIQTIGIYIIPLFLASNFGPLYLLNQLSTANMMWGILAPLALLLLTRVLWKAAVRNYSSASS from the coding sequence ATGGCATGGGTTAAAGAATTGAAAAAAATATTAAAAATTTACTATCTCTTCTGTAAAAATTGTCTGATGGCCCAAATGGAATATCGTTTTAATTTTTTTGTCGGGGTCATTGTGGAGAGTGGTTTTGTATTATCCAAGTTGATTTATATCTTCGTCATATACCAGTCGGGTTTGATTATTGAAGGATTAAGCAGAGATTCCATTCTATTGTTCTCAGGAACATTTATGTTGGTGACAGGGGTATACGTAAGCCTTTTCGTCGTTAACTTTTTCAAAATCTCAGAGGATTATATACACGAAGGAAAACTCGATTTATATATTACAAAACCAATATCTCTACAATTCCTTACTACAATGAGATATATAGACTTCGGCTTGGCGATTCCCAACTTAGTAGTCGGAGGTGTGCTACTGGTGATGGGATGGAGTCGATTAGGAATTGAGGTTAGTTTGGCCAATATCGCAGGCTACGTCCTATTTTTAATCGGAGGAATTGTAATTAGTTATACGGTCATGTTGATCCCGCATCTCTTTTCGTTTTGGTTTATTAAAACATCCGCTGTGAATGACTTGAGCAATGACATTTGGGAATTTGGGCATATGCCAGCGAGAATCTATAGTAAGACAATCCAGACCATTGGTATTTACATTATTCCGTTATTTTTAGCGAGCAACTTCGGACCATTGTATCTCTTAAATCAATTAAGCACAGCGAATATGATGTGGGGTATCCTTGCTCCACTAGCATTGTTGCTTTTGACTCGGGTATTGTGGAAGGCAGCAGTTCGGAATTATTCAAGTGCAAGCAGTTGA
- a CDS encoding MupA/Atu3671 family FMN-dependent luciferase-like monooxygenase, whose product MKFSVSFFSNLNDSTAQNMQDHYEFLFEVIQFAEEHGWYGVWFPERHYHTFGGLFPSPSVFAAAVARETKKLRIQVGSVILPLHSPIRIAEEWAMVDQLSKGRVSISFASGWNPNDFKENPEHFDHRKERMWEGMERIENLWNDRETDITIYPKPYQEQIPIYVTVASSKETCYEAGKRGYHLLTHFIFNDMNDVKQKIELYHAGLRDGGHSVEDKDVTILLHTYLDHDLKAVEQIVKNAFYEYQHAFLSLAEATPHYESKREEEIAKTMMLKKYSPHYSLLGTPETCTTVLKKLEEIGVTQVAALVDFGLERQKIMESLERLHSLVKEANVQII is encoded by the coding sequence ATGAAATTCTCAGTTAGCTTCTTTTCGAATTTGAATGATTCTACAGCCCAAAACATGCAGGATCACTATGAATTTTTATTCGAAGTAATCCAATTTGCGGAGGAGCATGGCTGGTATGGTGTCTGGTTTCCTGAGAGGCACTATCATACCTTTGGTGGGTTATTTCCTAGTCCATCCGTTTTTGCCGCGGCTGTAGCAAGGGAAACAAAGAAACTGCGCATTCAGGTAGGAAGTGTCATATTGCCTCTCCATTCGCCCATTCGAATTGCAGAAGAATGGGCAATGGTGGATCAATTGTCAAAGGGGAGAGTAAGCATTTCCTTTGCTTCTGGCTGGAATCCCAACGATTTTAAAGAAAATCCAGAGCATTTCGATCATCGAAAAGAACGAATGTGGGAGGGAATGGAAAGGATTGAAAACCTTTGGAATGACCGAGAAACAGATATAACAATATATCCCAAACCCTACCAGGAACAAATCCCGATTTATGTAACCGTAGCTTCTTCAAAAGAGACTTGTTATGAAGCTGGGAAACGTGGATACCATTTGTTAACTCATTTTATTTTTAATGATATGAATGATGTAAAGCAGAAGATTGAGCTGTATCATGCTGGATTACGCGATGGAGGTCATAGCGTAGAAGACAAAGATGTAACCATTTTGCTTCATACCTATCTGGATCATGATCTAAAAGCGGTAGAACAGATCGTAAAGAATGCCTTTTATGAGTACCAGCACGCTTTCCTGTCATTGGCAGAGGCTACCCCCCATTATGAAAGTAAACGAGAAGAAGAGATTGCGAAAACGATGATGCTTAAGAAGTATTCTCCTCATTATTCCCTGCTAGGTACCCCAGAGACTTGTACGACTGTATTGAAGAAGCTAGAGGAGATAGGTGTCACGCAGGTTGCAGCGCTGGTTGACTTTGGATTAGAAAGACAGAAGATCATGGAGAGCTTGGAACGTTTGCATTCGCTTGTAAAAGAGGCGAACGTCCAAATCATTTAA
- a CDS encoding phosphopantetheine-binding protein, with amino-acid sequence MTEATIRTILQDMLEIKEPIAECDDLTKMGLDSMTTIRLIVALEQAFDLEFSEEDLLLANFRTLEKITGLINERQSEQVVYTEKSEC; translated from the coding sequence ATGACAGAAGCTACGATACGTACCATCCTACAAGACATGCTTGAGATCAAGGAACCTATTGCTGAATGTGATGACCTAACCAAAATGGGTTTAGACTCCATGACTACGATTCGCTTAATAGTTGCACTAGAGCAAGCATTTGATCTGGAGTTCAGTGAGGAAGATCTCTTACTGGCAAATTTTCGAACTCTGGAGAAAATAACTGGTTTAATTAATGAACGACAATCAGAGCAAGTAGTTTATACAGAAAAGAGTGAGTGCTAA
- a CDS encoding amino acid--ACP ligase — translation MKKQYHVAGTLSQSQAEAITSKLMYSLEGISHCSFYPETKQIEIDIVDKSKETHIDQVIQTMIEEQKSIRSFPNRIIRKTDGDITKVRVNEEEMLAEFSELVRKESAVTLYEALQRLFTEYAVSKQARARIYSSLIPRQTLEKCQYVKNFPQNLYVVAEFPHEYEVLNQVGQTDNYEEHIRCSEHLLSPALCFHCYEEYSNQTLHEPLLLSTEGVCFRHEAPWRLGKHRLHNFRMREFVFMGNESFVEETRSFFLDLIWKLFVKLGFSGYVETAHDPFYFPHHAEKSQYQLMAHMKYELIISTDTGSFSIASFNNVKDTLCKEFGITEPNGSILHSGCVAFGIDRWVYALLVVYGTQLQEWPIQIREILDI, via the coding sequence ATGAAAAAACAGTATCATGTAGCTGGAACCCTCTCTCAATCGCAAGCAGAAGCGATTACTTCGAAATTAATGTATAGTCTTGAGGGGATTTCCCATTGTTCCTTCTATCCTGAAACAAAGCAAATTGAAATTGACATCGTCGACAAAAGTAAAGAAACACATATTGATCAGGTTATTCAAACCATGATAGAGGAACAAAAGAGTATCCGATCTTTTCCTAATCGAATCATTCGAAAGACCGATGGAGACATCACAAAAGTACGAGTCAATGAGGAAGAAATGCTAGCAGAGTTTTCAGAGTTGGTTCGAAAAGAGTCTGCCGTTACTCTGTATGAGGCATTACAGCGCCTTTTTACGGAATACGCAGTATCTAAACAGGCAAGGGCGAGAATTTATTCTTCTTTAATTCCAAGACAGACACTGGAAAAATGTCAGTATGTGAAAAACTTTCCACAAAACCTATATGTGGTTGCCGAATTTCCTCATGAGTATGAAGTGCTTAATCAGGTTGGTCAAACAGATAACTATGAAGAACATATTCGTTGCAGTGAGCATCTTCTTTCGCCAGCTCTATGTTTTCATTGCTATGAGGAGTATTCCAATCAGACTTTGCATGAACCATTGTTACTTAGTACAGAAGGGGTTTGTTTCCGGCATGAGGCTCCATGGCGTCTGGGAAAACATCGACTTCATAATTTTAGAATGAGAGAGTTTGTTTTTATGGGAAATGAATCCTTTGTAGAGGAAACCAGGTCCTTTTTTTTAGATTTAATATGGAAATTATTTGTTAAATTAGGATTTAGTGGTTATGTAGAGACGGCACATGATCCTTTTTATTTTCCTCATCACGCTGAGAAAAGTCAGTATCAGTTGATGGCTCACATGAAATATGAGCTGATTATTTCAACTGACACAGGTAGCTTTTCAATTGCTTCCTTTAATAATGTGAAAGACACGCTATGTAAAGAGTTTGGTATTACGGAACCAAATGGTTCGATATTGCATTCAGGTTGCGTAGCTTTTGGGATTGACCGATGGGTATATGCCTTGCTGGTTGTGTATGGTACTCAACTTCAAGAATGGCCTATTCAGATAAGAGAAATTTTGGATATATAA